The segment CTTGGAGCCGCCGAGCAGAAGGATGTCCATGCCTCCGAGGCTCTCCGAGCCGGGGCCGGTCCATGCGCCGCGTTCACCGGGAGCGGAGCCGTTTCGCCCCGAGCAGACGGGCCGCCCGGGCCCGCGCCGGCCGTCCCGCCCGCCTGACGGCCCGTCGGCTGTCCGCCGCCGGGCCGGAGTGCCGACCGCGGGGGGAGCACATACCATCCCCGTGTACCGGTATGTCTGGATATTCCCTTTTGTCGGGAAGGAGGGCGGGCGCGATGGGGAACCCGGCGAGCCCGGGTCCGGCGGCGCCCGGCCCGGGCACCGCGTACGTCAGCCTCGGCGGGGCGCCGCGCGCCCGCGTCCCGGCCCCCCCGATGAACCCACCGATCAGACAAGGACGTTCGCATGGCTGACGCCACGCCCGAGATGCTGGCCGCCGAGGCCTTCGTGTACGGCTCCCCGCTGGTGGCCAACCTGACCATGGTGGACACCATCGTCCGCCGGGGGCTGAGTTCGATCGGTCCGACCGCCTGGAACACCTTCGGCCACGCCGCCGAACTGGCCGACCCCGCCTCGCACTTCGTCTCGGTGAACAACGACACCGTGTACTCGGTGGCCCCGCTGGACCTCTCGGCCGGCCCGCTGCTGCTGCACGTCCCGGACACCGGCGGCGCCTACGACGTGCTGCAGTTCATCGACGCCTGGACGAACAACTTCGCCTACGCGGGCCGCCGTTCGTCCGGCACCGCCGAGCAGACCTGGCTGGTCGCCCCGCCCGGCTGGCGGGGCAGCGCCCCGGAGGGCGTACCGGTGATCACCGCGCCGACGGCGGTGGCGGCGATCGCGGTGCGCAACTACTGCGCGGGCCCGGACGACCTGGCGCGGGTCCGGGTGCTGCAGCAGCAGCTGACGCTGACCCCGTTCGAGGACGGCGGCACGGCCGCCGGACTGCCCGAGCCGGCCGCGGACGTCCCGGCGGAGCTGCTGTTCCTGGAGCAGCTGCGGCTGTGGATGGCGGCCTTCCCGCCCGCCGCCGCCGACGTCGCCTTCCAGCAGCGCTTCGCCCCGGTCGGGCTGCTCGACCAGGGCCGCTCGCCCTACCTGGACGGCCCGGCCGAGTGGACGGCGGCGCTCGCCAAGGGCCTGGCGGCGGGCCGGGAACGGGTGGAGGCGGCGACCGTCGGCGCCG is part of the Kitasatospora cineracea genome and harbors:
- a CDS encoding DUF1254 domain-containing protein — encoded protein: MADATPEMLAAEAFVYGSPLVANLTMVDTIVRRGLSSIGPTAWNTFGHAAELADPASHFVSVNNDTVYSVAPLDLSAGPLLLHVPDTGGAYDVLQFIDAWTNNFAYAGRRSSGTAEQTWLVAPPGWRGSAPEGVPVITAPTAVAAIAVRNYCAGPDDLARVRVLQQQLTLTPFEDGGTAAGLPEPAADVPAELLFLEQLRLWMAAFPPAAADVAFQQRFAPVGLLDQGRSPYLDGPAEWTAALAKGLAAGRERVEAATVGAGDPTGEWAANLHLFDYNLDHLGPGTRDEPQWKIADRRAAYLTRAVAARAGLWGNHAYEAAYATTYNDSDGVPLTGAHAYTLRFEQTPPVGAFWSVTMYGTPEYLLVPNEIDRYSIGDRTPGLVYGEDGSLTLHLQHERPTAPEEFANWLPAPEGGFRPMVRMYQPQDAVLDGSYRLPAIRLR